The Triticum aestivum cultivar Chinese Spring chromosome 6D, IWGSC CS RefSeq v2.1, whole genome shotgun sequence genomic sequence TATCAAACAAGTCGGTTGATTTCTTACCCTGCTTGTGATTCTCAAGGAATATCCTTACTAAGCTGTTGGCCCTCTTCCTAGTAACAAGCTCCAAGATGGTAACTCCAAAGCTGTACACATCACCTTGTTTGGTTAGCACGCCTGTTTGTAGGTATACCGGATCCATATAAACCATGTCACCAGCAACTATTCCAGTGTGTGGCACAGCCATCCTTGACATGCCAAAGTCTGAGATCTTAGGCTCAAAGTTGTCATTCAAGAGTATATTTGATGGTCTAAAATTACCATGTAAGATATTGCTACTACTGGCCATTGAATGCATATAAGCTAAACCATGTGATGATTTTGCAGCAATACTTAAACGCAAATCCAAGTTGAGAGACACCTTGTTGCTGTGAAGAATGTCACTGAGGCTACCTCTAGAGAGAAACTCATAGACTAGCATCGGGGTGTCAACTTCCAAGCAACAACCTATGAGCCTAACGATGTTTTTGTGAATGACCCGGCATTGGATCTCGACTTCATTTGGAAATAGTCCCCCATCCTCCGGCACAGTACCACTAATCAGCTTCCTTACTACGACTGGTGCAAAATCATCAACAAGTCCCCTGTAAACTTCTCCATAGCGTCCTTTTCCAATCAAATTCTTATCCTTTAAAAATGGTTTGAGCTCACCCTTTCTGAAAAGTCTCACAGTTCTTGTCTTCTCCAATGTAAGCCCACCGTACCGCTCGTAGTTCCTGCGTGCTTTTGTGTTGAAGATGTCCAAATTGTTTAGCTTGTAGAGGAAACCAGAGTTAGAGCTAGAACTGCTTGCACCTTGTGGGATGTCAATCCGCTTTGTATCTTGCGCTCCCCATAATGGCCACTGATCACCTGGAACTTCTTCTCGACCTTGCTGCCAATGTGGGATGACATTTTGATTTGTATCTTGCGCTCCCCATAATGACCATTGATCACCTGGAGCTTTTTCTCGAATTTGCTGCCAATGATCTTCTTTAGGTGCCCCAATATATTTTGCAAGTTCTTCTGTTTCAGCATGTTCCTTGATGTCCTTTCCAAGGTACTCAGATGAAAGCTTTGCAACTTTCTCTTCACAACATTGTTCCTTTAGGAGACTAACTTGTTCAAATGATGAACTACTGATGCCAGTTTCCATGGTACTTGTGATTTTATCAAGCCTATCCTTTACATGCCGTGCAACTGGTCTCTTCTTTGGGTCCGAGTCAATGCATTCCATCCCTATCTTAATGCATACTCTCACTTGCTCCAAGTGTGCCTCCATTTGATCTGATCCCTCCAACCGATTCATCCAAGTCTTAACCACCTACAAAATTGCAGTTGTGACTTAGACCTAGAAAATAAACTACGACGACAAGTGATCTATGTAGAGAGACATGCTCAAAATTCTAATATGGAAAAAATGTAGCCATTATATATTATAAATTGAGCTATGCTGTCAGTTGGACGTTGTATTTGTTGAAGAATAAGTGCATTTCTCACATTTGTCCACGTTAGATTGACCTGAGTAAGCTGGTTGGTGTATGAAACACAACATGGTATGCGTGTAAAGAGATCTTGAGTTCAAGAATGGGCTAGCACAATTAAAAAAATTGTAGCCTACTTTCAGTCGGTGTTAGGCCTAAGGGAGCCACAGGGCTGGCCGCTTTTTTCTACATTTCCTCATGAAGTTCGATCTTTTAGGTGGACCGGCAAGGACAAGTGTAAGTGTGGTGCTACAAATGCGATTCTAGTGCTATATCTTAGGCCAAAGAGGCTTATATGCAAGTTTATTTTTTGTTAATTAAGAAAGCAATGTGGTACTGAAGGTGGGGTGCCACAAAAATATATACTGTTTTAGACTATACCATGCAAGTGGGacgtgatttttaaaaattctgtTCTTTTGGGGAGATTTAATTACAGTTTCTGTAAGGTAAACTAGAGTATAAGATATGTAGTTATTTGAATCCTTCAACATCGAGCAAACACTTAAATTGTTCTTACATCCACTTCTGGATATCCCTTCTCTCCTGTCATTATTTCCATTATGATAACACCAAGACTATATATGTCTGATGCGAATGTTAGTTTCCCTCCG encodes the following:
- the LOC123143147 gene encoding uncharacterized protein, with product MDSDICIRHKVDLERMLLDESTEPTRLALSLLEDITNCFSDDEQIGSGGFAMVYKGMVGKGMVAVKKLSNTFGVHENKFYKEVECLMKVKHKNIVRFLGYCSDTQGRTANYEGKFVMAELRNWLLCFEYVTNGSLDKYITDAYRGLEWRERYNIIKGICEGLLHLHEKRILHLDLKPGNILVDDHMVPKIADFGLSRCLDKEQTRASTLNPCGSMGYLAPESFGGKLTFASDIYSLGVIIMEIMTGEKGYPEVDVVKTWMNRLEGSDQMEAHLEQVRVCIKIGMECIDSDPKKRPVARHVKDRLDKITSTMETGISSSSFEQVSLLKEQCCEEKVAKLSSEYLGKDIKEHAETEELAKYIGAPKEDHWQQIREKAPGDQWSLWGAQDTNQNVIPHWQQGREEVPGDQWPLWGAQDTKRIDIPQGASSSSSNSGFLYKLNNLDIFNTKARRNYERYGGLTLEKTRTVRLFRKGELKPFLKDKNLIGKGRYGEVYRGLVDDFAPVVVRKLISGTVPEDGGLFPNEVEIQCRVIHKNIVRLIGCCLEVDTPMLVYEFLSRGSLSDILHSNKVSLNLDLRLSIAAKSSHGLAYMHSMASSSNILHGNFRPSNILLNDNFEPKISDFGMSRMAVPHTGIVAGDMVYMDPVYLQTGVLTKQGDVYSFGVTILELVTRKRANSLVRIFLENHKQGKKSTDLFDKQIAVTEDLELLDTLARIAVECLNHDEDLRPTMVDVAKRLSILNRSRNVGGLVDASTSGV